A genomic stretch from Thauera sp. GDN1 includes:
- a CDS encoding ABC transporter ATP-binding protein — protein sequence MSAPNLLLNVNGIEVIYNHVALVLKGVSLQVPEGGIVAILGGNGAGKTTTLRAISNLLKGERGEVTKGMIEYRGERVEALSPSDLVRRGVVQVMEGRHCFAHLTIEENLLAGAYTRSDKGEIAANLDKVYTYFPRLKTRRTSQAAYTSGGEQQMCAIGRALMSNPNMVLLDEPSMGLAPQIVEEVFEIVKDLNAKEKVSFLLAEQNTMVALRYADFGYIVENGRIVMEGAASELSNNEDVKEFYLGLAGEGRKSFREVKHYRRRKRWLS from the coding sequence ATGAGCGCACCGAACCTTCTACTCAACGTGAATGGCATCGAGGTCATTTACAACCACGTCGCGCTGGTACTCAAGGGCGTGTCCCTGCAGGTGCCGGAGGGCGGCATCGTCGCCATTCTCGGCGGTAACGGCGCGGGCAAGACCACCACGCTGCGCGCGATCTCCAACCTGCTCAAGGGCGAGCGCGGCGAGGTCACCAAGGGCATGATCGAATATCGCGGCGAGCGCGTCGAAGCCCTGTCGCCGTCGGACCTCGTGCGCCGGGGAGTCGTGCAGGTGATGGAGGGGCGGCATTGCTTCGCGCACCTGACCATCGAGGAAAACCTGCTCGCAGGCGCCTACACGCGCAGCGACAAGGGCGAGATCGCCGCCAACCTCGACAAGGTCTATACGTATTTCCCGCGCCTGAAGACGCGCCGCACCAGCCAGGCGGCCTATACCTCGGGTGGCGAGCAGCAGATGTGCGCGATCGGTCGCGCGCTGATGTCGAACCCCAACATGGTCCTGCTCGACGAACCCTCGATGGGCCTGGCGCCGCAGATCGTCGAGGAGGTGTTCGAGATCGTCAAGGACCTGAACGCCAAGGAAAAGGTGAGCTTCCTGCTCGCCGAGCAGAACACCATGGTGGCGCTGCGTTACGCCGACTTCGGCTACATCGTCGAGAACGGCCGCATCGTGATGGAGGGCGCGGCGAGCGAGTTGTCGAACAACGAGGACGTCAAGGAGTTCTACCTTGGCCTGGCGGGCGAGGGGCGCAAGAGCTTCCGCGAGGTCAAGCACTACCGTCGGCGCAAGCGCTGGCTGAGCTGA
- a CDS encoding CaiB/BaiF CoA-transferase family protein: MQDQTVARRAPLEGVRVLDLTRLLPGPLATQHLADYGAEVVKVEDTGAGDYARTMGAMGGDTSWFYQVVNRNKQSLRLDLKQAEGRALFLRLVERADVVVEGFRPGVMERLGLGYEVLAERNPRVVLCSITGYGQTGPYAARAGHDINYLGYAGVLDQIGTAGGAPALSNVQIGDLLGGTMGAVMGILVALFDAQRSGQGRHVDVSMTDASFAHAIFPLTEVLAEGRVRPRGEDLLSGGVPCYGVYETADGRHMAVGALEEKFWQLLCDTLARPDLKPGHLAEGEAGARVRGELAAIFRSRSQREWVAVFDTVDCCVTPVLRLEESLEDAQLRARGMVVEVEGVRQFGPAVRMTGLPESAARAAPSRAGADSAQILAGLGIDGDELERLRATGVI, encoded by the coding sequence ATGCAAGACCAGACCGTCGCGCGCCGCGCGCCGCTCGAGGGCGTGCGCGTCCTCGATCTCACCCGTCTCCTTCCCGGCCCCCTGGCCACCCAGCACCTCGCCGACTACGGCGCGGAAGTCGTCAAGGTCGAGGACACCGGCGCCGGCGATTACGCGCGCACGATGGGCGCGATGGGCGGCGACACCAGCTGGTTCTACCAGGTCGTCAACCGCAACAAGCAAAGCCTGCGCCTGGATCTCAAGCAGGCCGAGGGGCGTGCGCTGTTCCTGCGCCTGGTGGAGCGCGCCGACGTCGTCGTCGAGGGTTTCCGCCCCGGGGTCATGGAACGCCTGGGCCTGGGCTACGAAGTCCTCGCCGAGCGCAACCCGCGTGTGGTCCTGTGCAGCATCACCGGCTACGGCCAGACCGGCCCCTACGCGGCGCGCGCCGGCCACGACATCAACTATCTCGGCTATGCCGGCGTGCTCGACCAGATCGGCACCGCCGGCGGCGCGCCGGCGCTGTCCAACGTGCAGATCGGCGACCTGCTCGGCGGCACCATGGGCGCGGTGATGGGCATCCTGGTCGCGCTCTTCGATGCGCAGCGCAGCGGGCAGGGGCGTCATGTGGACGTGTCGATGACCGACGCCAGCTTCGCCCATGCCATCTTCCCGCTCACCGAAGTGCTGGCCGAGGGCCGGGTGCGGCCGCGCGGCGAGGACCTGCTGAGCGGCGGCGTGCCCTGCTACGGGGTGTATGAGACCGCCGACGGCCGCCACATGGCGGTGGGCGCGCTGGAGGAGAAGTTCTGGCAGCTGCTGTGCGACACCCTGGCACGCCCCGACCTGAAGCCCGGGCATCTGGCCGAAGGCGAGGCGGGCGCCCGCGTGCGCGGCGAGCTGGCGGCGATCTTCCGCAGCCGCAGCCAGCGCGAGTGGGTCGCGGTCTTCGACACGGTGGATTGCTGCGTCACCCCGGTGCTGCGCCTGGAGGAGAGCCTGGAGGATGCGCAGTTGCGCGCGCGCGGCATGGTGGTCGAGGTGGAGGGCGTGCGCCAGTTCGGTCCTGCCGTGAGGATGACGGGGTTGCCCGAGTCCGCGGCGCGCGCCGCACCGTCAAGGGCGGGGGCGGACAGTGCGCAGATCCTGGCAGGCCTCGGCATCGACGGCGACGAACTCGAGCGCCTGCGCGCGACCGGCGTGATCTGA
- a CDS encoding ABC transporter substrate-binding protein, which produces MKFKPFALAATIAAIGATSFATPAVAQEQFIPLLSYRTGAYAPNGVPWANGKQDYLKYINANGGINGVKIAFEECETGYATDKGVECYERLKGKGAAVFDPQATGITFALTDKAPVDKIPLITLGYGLAASQDGGVFKWNFPLMGSYWTAADILIQHLGKKEGGLDKLKGKKIALIYHDSPFGKEPIPALKKRAEMHGFELQLLPVTAPGVEQKATWLQVRRDRPDYALLWGWGVMNSTALKEAIATGFPREKLFGVWWAGAEPDVKDVGANAKGYSALALNPNGTEYPLMQDVLKKVHDAGQGSGPRDEVGSVLYTRGMIISMLSVEAVRAAQEKFGKGQVMTGEQVRWGFENLNLDEKRLEELGVKGVIRPLKTTCEDHMGSSWARVHTWDGSKWVMGADWYEADKSVLDPMVKEAADRYAAEKQIKRRDAADCNA; this is translated from the coding sequence ATGAAATTCAAGCCTTTCGCGCTCGCCGCCACGATCGCCGCCATCGGCGCCACCAGCTTCGCAACGCCGGCAGTGGCTCAGGAGCAGTTCATCCCGCTGCTGTCCTATCGCACCGGTGCCTATGCACCCAACGGCGTGCCCTGGGCAAACGGCAAGCAGGACTACCTCAAGTACATCAACGCCAACGGCGGCATCAACGGCGTCAAGATCGCCTTCGAAGAGTGCGAGACCGGCTACGCCACCGACAAGGGCGTGGAGTGCTACGAACGCCTGAAGGGCAAGGGCGCCGCCGTGTTCGACCCGCAGGCCACCGGCATCACCTTCGCGCTCACCGACAAGGCGCCGGTCGACAAGATCCCGCTGATCACCCTGGGCTACGGCCTGGCGGCCTCGCAGGACGGTGGCGTGTTCAAGTGGAACTTCCCGCTGATGGGCAGCTACTGGACCGCGGCCGACATCCTGATTCAGCACCTGGGCAAGAAGGAAGGCGGCCTGGACAAGCTCAAGGGCAAGAAGATCGCGCTGATCTACCACGACTCGCCCTTCGGCAAGGAGCCGATCCCGGCGCTCAAGAAGCGCGCCGAGATGCACGGCTTCGAGCTGCAACTGCTGCCGGTGACCGCGCCTGGCGTGGAGCAGAAGGCGACCTGGCTGCAGGTGCGCCGCGATCGTCCCGACTACGCGCTGCTGTGGGGCTGGGGCGTGATGAACTCGACCGCGCTCAAGGAGGCGATCGCGACCGGCTTCCCGCGCGAGAAGCTGTTCGGCGTGTGGTGGGCGGGCGCGGAACCGGACGTCAAGGACGTCGGCGCCAACGCCAAGGGCTACAGCGCGCTGGCGCTCAACCCCAACGGCACCGAGTACCCGCTGATGCAGGACGTCCTCAAGAAGGTGCATGACGCCGGCCAGGGCTCGGGCCCGCGCGACGAGGTCGGCTCGGTGCTGTACACCCGCGGCATGATCATCTCGATGCTCAGCGTCGAGGCCGTACGTGCGGCGCAGGAGAAGTTCGGCAAGGGCCAGGTCATGACCGGCGAGCAGGTGCGCTGGGGCTTCGAGAACCTCAACCTCGACGAGAAGCGGCTTGAAGAGCTGGGCGTGAAGGGCGTCATCCGCCCGCTCAAGACCACCTGCGAGGACCATATGGGTTCGTCCTGGGCGCGTGTCCACACCTGGGATGGCAGCAAGTGGGTGATGGGCGCCGACTGGTACGAGGCGGACAAGAGCGTGCTCGACCCGATGGTCAAGGAAGCCGCCGACCGCTACGCCGCGGAGAAGCAGATCAAGCGTCGCGACGCGGCCGACTGCAACGCCTGA
- a CDS encoding ATP-binding protein gives MIERWGIRARVTLVAFVPMLVVAVLMTATHTSLRLSDLDQALRARAHAHARQLAAATEYAIFAGDRETLGQLADALMLEDDVAAIAIFDADGKVLVSTGAFATSLPATPAHPAPEQELRTSTGRWLRIVEPIRPSQVLAEDAFSAGGVVRSAVAQAPLGRLVLDMSLVRMQRRRSELLWIAAGWMLVAAIGSLLLARRMSRSVSGPVRDAAEVVLSIGRGQLHRRVRVSGGGSLRALAEGVNEMAERLADAHASMARRIDEATAELRARKDEAERANLAKSRFLAAASHDLRQPLHALGLFLSELDQQALDERSRQITERLMASTQAMEGLLDSLLDISRLDAGVLTPERSAFDMRAKLEHIVASHSGAAAARGLRLRLRCPPCWAFTDPLLFERIVANLVGNAIRYTARGSVLVACRRRGERLRVEVRDSGLGIAAENQQIIFQEFVQLGNPERARDKGLGLGLAIVRRLADLLGHRLALRSAPGHGSVFAVELPAATPPAPARGAREGLALGHFGGLRVVLVDDDALALGAMSGLLASWGCEVTSARTVDEAMDALTPPETDPAPAPDILITDLRLGGTSNGLALIAAVRARPGLAGLPAVLISGDTAPETLARVQATGVQMLHKPVRPARLRALMHRLLAAD, from the coding sequence ATGATCGAACGCTGGGGTATCCGCGCGCGCGTCACCCTGGTCGCCTTCGTCCCGATGCTGGTGGTGGCGGTACTGATGACGGCGACCCACACCAGCCTGCGCCTGTCCGACCTCGACCAGGCCCTGCGCGCGCGCGCCCACGCCCATGCCCGCCAGCTCGCCGCGGCCACCGAGTACGCGATCTTCGCCGGTGACCGCGAAACCCTCGGCCAGCTCGCCGACGCCCTGATGCTCGAGGACGACGTCGCCGCCATCGCCATCTTCGATGCCGACGGCAAGGTGCTGGTGAGCACCGGCGCCTTCGCCACCAGCCTGCCGGCCACGCCGGCCCACCCCGCTCCGGAGCAGGAGCTCCGCACCTCCACCGGGCGCTGGTTGCGCATCGTCGAGCCGATCCGGCCGAGCCAGGTGCTCGCCGAGGACGCATTCAGCGCCGGTGGCGTGGTGCGCAGCGCCGTCGCGCAGGCGCCGCTCGGCCGCCTGGTGCTGGACATGTCGCTCGTCCGTATGCAACGGCGCCGCAGCGAACTGCTGTGGATCGCCGCCGGATGGATGCTGGTCGCCGCCATCGGCAGCCTGCTGCTGGCGCGGCGCATGAGCCGCAGCGTCAGCGGCCCGGTCCGCGACGCGGCCGAGGTGGTGCTGAGCATCGGTCGCGGCCAGCTGCATCGCCGCGTCCGGGTCAGCGGCGGGGGCAGCCTGCGCGCGCTGGCAGAGGGCGTCAACGAGATGGCCGAGCGCCTCGCCGATGCCCATGCCTCGATGGCGCGCCGCATCGACGAAGCGACCGCGGAGCTGCGCGCACGCAAGGACGAGGCCGAGCGTGCCAACCTGGCGAAATCCCGCTTTCTCGCCGCCGCCAGCCACGACCTGCGCCAGCCCCTGCACGCGCTCGGGCTGTTCCTCTCCGAGCTCGACCAGCAGGCGCTGGACGAACGCAGCCGGCAGATCACCGAACGCCTGATGGCCTCGACCCAGGCCATGGAGGGCCTGCTCGACAGCCTGCTCGACATCTCCCGCCTGGATGCGGGCGTGCTCACCCCGGAGCGCAGTGCGTTCGACATGCGCGCGAAGCTCGAACACATCGTCGCCAGCCACTCGGGTGCGGCCGCCGCGCGCGGACTCCGCCTGCGCCTGCGCTGCCCGCCGTGCTGGGCGTTCACCGATCCGCTTCTTTTCGAGCGCATCGTCGCCAATCTGGTCGGCAATGCGATCCGCTACACCGCGCGCGGCAGCGTGCTGGTCGCCTGCCGGCGCCGGGGCGAGCGGCTGCGGGTCGAGGTCCGCGACAGCGGCCTCGGCATCGCGGCCGAGAACCAGCAGATCATCTTCCAGGAGTTCGTCCAGCTCGGTAACCCGGAGCGCGCGCGCGACAAGGGGCTGGGACTCGGCCTGGCCATCGTCCGCCGTCTAGCGGACCTGCTCGGCCACCGCCTGGCCCTGCGCTCGGCCCCCGGGCACGGGTCGGTGTTCGCCGTCGAGCTGCCGGCCGCGACACCGCCCGCGCCCGCGCGGGGCGCGCGCGAAGGCCTCGCGCTCGGCCATTTCGGCGGCCTGCGGGTCGTGCTCGTCGATGACGACGCGCTCGCCCTCGGCGCCATGTCGGGCCTGCTCGCGTCCTGGGGATGCGAGGTGACGAGCGCGCGGACCGTGGACGAGGCGATGGACGCCCTCACCCCGCCGGAGACGGACCCTGCTCCCGCGCCCGACATCCTGATCACCGACCTGCGCCTCGGCGGCACGAGCAACGGCCTGGCGCTGATCGCGGCGGTGCGCGCCCGCCCCGGCCTGGCCGGCCTGCCCGCGGTATTGATCAGCGGCGACACCGCGCCCGAGACCCTCGCCCGCGTGCAGGCGACCGGCGTGCAGATGCTGCACAAGCCGGTTCGCCCCGCCCGTCTGCGCGCGCTGATGCACCGCCTGCTGGCGGCGGACTGA
- a CDS encoding ABC transporter ATP-binding protein, producing MTDMNISPAAAQAGRRFGEVILDLQNISLRFGGVKALTDISFDIREHEIRSIIGPNGAGKSSMLNVINGVYHPQEGRILYRGEERKRLEPYMAARQGIARTFQNIALFKGMSVLDNIMTGRNLKMKSNIFQQALYWGAAQREEIAHREKVEEVIDFLEIQNVRKTPVGQLPYGLQKRVELGRALAAEPSMLLLDEPMAGMNVEEKQDMCRFILDVNDQFGTTIVLIEHDMGVVMDISDRVVVLDYGKKIGDGAPDEVRNNEDVISAYLGTLH from the coding sequence ATGACCGACATGAACATTTCCCCCGCTGCAGCGCAGGCGGGCCGCCGTTTCGGCGAGGTGATCCTCGACCTGCAGAACATCTCGCTGCGCTTCGGCGGCGTGAAGGCGCTCACCGACATCAGCTTCGACATCCGCGAGCATGAGATCCGCTCGATCATCGGCCCCAACGGCGCGGGCAAGAGCTCGATGCTCAACGTGATCAACGGCGTGTACCACCCGCAGGAGGGGCGCATCCTGTATCGCGGCGAGGAGCGAAAGCGGCTCGAGCCCTACATGGCGGCGCGCCAGGGCATCGCGCGCACCTTCCAGAACATCGCGCTGTTCAAGGGCATGAGCGTGCTCGACAACATCATGACCGGGCGCAATCTGAAGATGAAATCCAACATCTTCCAGCAGGCGCTCTACTGGGGCGCGGCGCAGCGCGAAGAGATCGCTCACCGCGAGAAGGTGGAGGAGGTGATCGATTTTCTCGAGATCCAGAACGTGCGCAAGACCCCGGTGGGGCAGCTGCCCTACGGTCTGCAGAAGCGCGTCGAGCTCGGTCGGGCGCTGGCGGCCGAGCCGTCGATGCTGCTGCTCGACGAGCCCATGGCCGGCATGAACGTCGAGGAAAAGCAGGACATGTGCCGCTTCATCCTCGACGTCAATGACCAGTTCGGCACCACCATCGTGCTCATCGAGCACGACATGGGCGTGGTCATGGACATCTCCGATCGCGTCGTGGTGCTGGACTACGGCAAGAAGATCGGTGACGGCGCGCCCGACGAGGTGCGCAACAACGAAGACGTCATCAGTGCCTATCTCGGCACGTTGCACTGA
- a CDS encoding branched-chain amino acid ABC transporter permease — protein MGFFLETLFGGLMAGMLYSLIALGFVLIYKASGVFNFAQGAMVLFAALAMSRFAEWIPQWLGFESLLLANLLAFIAAMAVMVVLAWAIERLCLSKLVNQEGITLLMATLGIAYFLDGFGQTLFGSDIYNINVGMPKDPAFILEGMFEGGVMISKEDLVAAVIAALLVVVLALFFQKTKTGRALRAVADDHQAAQSIGIPLNKIWVIVWSVAGFAALVAGIIWGSKLGVQFTLSLVALKALPVVILGGLTSVPGAIIGGLIIGVGEKLSEIYIGPIFGGGIEIWFAYVLALGFLLVRPQGLFGEKIIDRV, from the coding sequence ATGGGATTCTTTCTTGAAACCTTGTTCGGCGGGTTGATGGCCGGCATGTTGTACTCGTTGATCGCACTCGGTTTCGTGCTGATCTACAAGGCCTCGGGCGTGTTCAACTTCGCCCAGGGCGCGATGGTGCTGTTCGCCGCGCTGGCGATGTCGCGCTTCGCGGAGTGGATTCCGCAGTGGCTGGGCTTCGAGAGCCTGCTGCTCGCCAACCTGCTGGCCTTCATCGCCGCGATGGCGGTGATGGTGGTGCTGGCGTGGGCGATCGAGCGCCTGTGCCTGTCGAAGCTGGTCAACCAGGAAGGCATCACCCTGCTGATGGCCACGCTCGGCATCGCCTACTTCCTCGACGGCTTCGGCCAGACCCTGTTCGGCAGCGACATCTACAACATCAACGTCGGCATGCCCAAGGATCCGGCCTTCATCCTCGAGGGCATGTTCGAGGGCGGGGTGATGATCAGCAAGGAAGACCTCGTCGCCGCGGTCATCGCCGCGCTGCTGGTGGTGGTGCTGGCGCTGTTCTTCCAGAAGACCAAGACCGGCCGTGCGCTGCGCGCGGTGGCGGACGACCACCAGGCGGCGCAATCCATCGGCATCCCGCTCAACAAGATCTGGGTCATCGTGTGGTCGGTGGCGGGCTTCGCCGCACTGGTTGCCGGCATCATCTGGGGCTCCAAGCTCGGCGTGCAATTCACGCTGTCGCTGGTGGCGCTCAAGGCGCTGCCGGTCGTCATCCTGGGCGGGCTGACCTCGGTGCCCGGTGCCATCATCGGCGGCCTCATCATCGGCGTGGGTGAGAAGCTGTCGGAGATCTACATCGGGCCGATATTCGGCGGCGGCATCGAAATCTGGTTCGCCTACGTGCTTGCGCTCGGCTTCCTGCTGGTCCGTCCGCAGGGGCTGTTCGGCGAGAAGATCATCGATCGCGTCTGA
- a CDS encoding AMP-binding protein, with product MNFHDTRETRDPEVRERELLARLPAQIAHARAAAPAFGRLLADVDPDSVTSREALATLPVTRKSELLELQKAARPFGGFAAVGWGAACRRVFASPGPLYEPEGARPDYYRLARALFAAGFRAGDLVHNTFSYHFTPAGSMMETAAHALGCTVFPAGVGQTEQQLAAIADLQPNAYVGTPSFLRILLDKADELGVTVSFTKAFVSGEAFPPSMREAFAARGIHAFQAYATADIGLIAYETSAREGMVVDEDVLVEVVRPGTGDPVALGEVGEVVVTTFNPDYPLIRFGTGDLSALLPGASPCGRTNVRIKGWMGRADQTTKVKGMFVHPGQIAQVLRRHPEVTRARLVVDNPELNDRMTFMCEVAGGGSEALAGAIAASIRELTKLRGEVAFLPTGALANDGKVIDDVRVYR from the coding sequence ATGAATTTCCACGACACGCGCGAGACCCGTGATCCCGAGGTGCGCGAACGCGAGCTGCTGGCCCGATTGCCGGCGCAGATCGCCCACGCGCGCGCGGCCGCGCCGGCCTTCGGTCGCCTGCTGGCCGACGTCGATCCGGACTCGGTGACCAGTCGCGAGGCGCTCGCCACGCTGCCGGTCACGCGCAAGTCCGAACTGCTCGAGTTGCAGAAGGCGGCGCGGCCCTTCGGCGGCTTCGCCGCGGTCGGTTGGGGCGCGGCGTGCCGGCGTGTGTTCGCCTCGCCCGGCCCGCTCTACGAACCGGAAGGTGCGCGGCCCGACTACTACCGCCTGGCGCGCGCGCTCTTCGCCGCGGGTTTTCGCGCCGGCGACCTGGTGCACAACACCTTCTCCTATCACTTCACCCCCGCCGGCTCGATGATGGAGACCGCCGCGCACGCGCTCGGCTGCACCGTCTTTCCCGCCGGCGTCGGCCAGACCGAGCAGCAGCTCGCGGCGATCGCCGACCTGCAGCCCAACGCCTATGTCGGCACGCCGTCCTTCCTGCGCATCCTGCTCGACAAGGCGGACGAGCTCGGCGTCACCGTGTCCTTCACCAAGGCCTTCGTCTCCGGCGAGGCCTTCCCGCCCAGCATGCGCGAAGCCTTCGCCGCGCGCGGCATCCACGCCTTCCAGGCCTACGCCACCGCCGACATCGGCCTGATCGCCTACGAGACCTCGGCGCGCGAGGGCATGGTGGTGGACGAGGACGTCCTCGTCGAGGTCGTCCGCCCCGGCACCGGCGACCCGGTGGCGTTGGGCGAGGTGGGCGAGGTGGTGGTGACCACCTTCAACCCCGATTACCCGCTGATCCGCTTCGGCACCGGCGACCTGTCGGCGCTGCTGCCTGGCGCCTCGCCCTGCGGGCGGACCAACGTTCGCATCAAGGGCTGGATGGGGCGCGCCGACCAGACCACCAAGGTCAAGGGCATGTTCGTGCATCCGGGCCAGATCGCGCAGGTGCTGCGGCGTCATCCGGAGGTCACCCGGGCACGCCTTGTGGTGGATAATCCCGAGCTCAACGACCGCATGACGTTCATGTGCGAGGTGGCGGGCGGCGGCAGCGAGGCGCTCGCCGGTGCGATCGCCGCCAGCATCCGCGAGCTGACCAAGCTGCGCGGCGAGGTCGCCTTCCTGCCGACGGGCGCACTCGCCAACGACGGCAAGGTCATCGACGACGTGCGGGTTTATCGATAG
- a CDS encoding response regulator transcription factor encodes MTKILIVEDHALVREAMAQSMMRLECGVVCIEAANGDEALAALEREPDIDLAVIDLMLPDVDGFSLLAILGKRFPDMPAIVVSAMDDDASVRRALKAGASGFVSKASSGEVLVQSVRVVLDGGVPTPVRNLREPTRPVARAPAERFGLTTAQARVLELLAGGRSNREIADLLGLTEGTVKVHMTAIYRALGVSSRSQALVAIARSGTRL; translated from the coding sequence ATGACAAAGATCCTGATCGTCGAAGACCATGCGCTGGTGCGTGAGGCGATGGCGCAGAGCATGATGCGCCTGGAGTGCGGGGTGGTGTGCATCGAGGCCGCCAACGGCGACGAGGCGCTCGCGGCGCTCGAACGCGAGCCCGACATCGACCTCGCTGTGATCGACCTGATGCTGCCCGACGTCGATGGCTTCTCGCTGCTCGCCATCCTCGGCAAGCGCTTTCCGGACATGCCGGCGATCGTCGTCTCGGCGATGGACGACGATGCCTCGGTGCGACGGGCGCTGAAGGCCGGGGCCTCGGGCTTCGTCTCCAAGGCGAGCTCGGGAGAGGTGCTGGTCCAGTCGGTGCGGGTGGTGCTCGACGGCGGCGTGCCGACCCCCGTCCGCAACCTGCGCGAACCGACCCGGCCCGTCGCCAGGGCTCCGGCCGAGCGGTTCGGCCTGACCACCGCCCAGGCCCGGGTGCTGGAGTTGCTGGCCGGGGGACGCAGCAACCGCGAGATCGCCGACCTGCTCGGCCTGACCGAAGGCACGGTCAAGGTGCACATGACCGCGATCTATCGCGCACTGGGGGTCAGCAGCCGCTCCCAGGCCCTGGTGGCGATCGCGCGCAGCGGCACGCGGCTGTGA
- a CDS encoding PhaM family polyhydroxyalkanoate granule multifunctional regulatory protein has product MSQDQNAQDPLEFVRGMWNQMGFSLPGMVTPTLDVDELDKRITDMRAVEGWLKMNLNMLQMSIQGLEMQRAALAAVKAMSQQAKQAGEGGGDATANPFAAAASMWPWNLMNNAPAGDAQPAAGEAEAKSGSRSPRRRAPADK; this is encoded by the coding sequence ATGTCACAGGACCAGAACGCCCAGGATCCGCTCGAATTCGTGCGCGGGATGTGGAATCAGATGGGCTTTTCCCTGCCCGGCATGGTCACGCCGACCCTGGACGTCGACGAGCTCGACAAGCGCATCACCGACATGCGTGCCGTCGAAGGCTGGCTGAAGATGAACCTGAACATGCTGCAGATGAGCATCCAGGGGCTCGAGATGCAGCGTGCGGCGCTGGCCGCGGTGAAGGCGATGAGCCAGCAGGCGAAGCAGGCCGGCGAAGGCGGCGGTGATGCGACGGCCAACCCCTTCGCCGCCGCCGCGTCGATGTGGCCGTGGAACCTGATGAACAACGCCCCGGCAGGCGACGCCCAGCCCGCTGCAGGCGAGGCGGAAGCCAAGAGCGGCAGCCGCAGCCCGCGCCGCCGCGCGCCCGCCGACAAGTAA
- a CDS encoding branched-chain amino acid ABC transporter permease translates to MLYRENGQFKTSYAADQQIFPIFQERWAMALLLALAFVVLPLVGSEYFFRAIVIPFLILSLAALGLNILVGYCGQISLGTGAFMAVGAYAAYNFMVRIDGMPLIAAMLLGGLSATVIGVLFGIPSLRIKGLYLAVATLAAQFFTDWAFLRIGWFTNNSSSGSVSVAKLDVFGIPLESPVSKYLFVLAVVCIFALMAKNLVRSAIGRQWMAIRDMDVAAAVIGIRPMYAKLSAFAVSSFIVGVAGVLWAFIHLGAWEPAAFSIDRSFQLLFMVIIGGLGSIAGAFLGAAFIVLLPLALDQVPHLLGIPLSTATITHLVHMIFGALIVFFLIVEPHGLAKLWSVGKQKLRLWPFPH, encoded by the coding sequence ATGCTGTACAGAGAAAATGGCCAGTTCAAGACCAGCTACGCGGCCGACCAACAGATCTTCCCCATCTTCCAGGAGCGCTGGGCGATGGCCCTGCTGCTGGCGCTCGCCTTCGTGGTGCTGCCGCTGGTGGGCTCGGAATATTTCTTCCGCGCCATCGTGATTCCCTTCCTGATCCTGTCGCTCGCCGCGCTGGGTCTGAACATCCTGGTCGGCTACTGCGGCCAGATCTCGCTCGGCACCGGCGCCTTCATGGCGGTGGGTGCGTATGCGGCCTACAACTTCATGGTCCGTATCGACGGCATGCCCCTGATCGCCGCGATGCTGCTCGGTGGCCTGTCGGCAACGGTGATCGGCGTGCTGTTCGGCATCCCTTCGCTGCGCATCAAGGGGCTGTACCTGGCGGTGGCGACGCTGGCGGCGCAGTTCTTCACCGACTGGGCCTTCCTGCGCATCGGCTGGTTCACCAACAACTCCTCGTCGGGTTCGGTGAGCGTGGCCAAGCTCGATGTCTTCGGCATCCCGCTCGAGTCGCCGGTGAGCAAGTACCTCTTCGTTCTGGCGGTGGTCTGCATCTTCGCGCTGATGGCGAAGAACCTGGTGCGCAGCGCGATCGGGCGGCAATGGATGGCGATCCGCGACATGGACGTCGCCGCCGCGGTGATCGGCATTCGCCCGATGTACGCCAAGTTGAGCGCGTTCGCGGTGAGCTCCTTCATCGTCGGTGTGGCCGGCGTGCTGTGGGCCTTCATCCATCTCGGCGCCTGGGAGCCGGCGGCGTTCTCGATCGACCGTTCCTTCCAGCTGCTGTTCATGGTCATCATCGGTGGCCTGGGTTCGATCGCGGGTGCCTTCCTGGGGGCGGCCTTCATCGTGCTGCTGCCGCTCGCGCTCGACCAGGTTCCGCATCTGCTCGGCATTCCCCTCTCCACGGCGACGATCACGCACCTGGTGCACATGATCTTCGGTGCGCTCATCGTGTTCTTCCTGATCGTCGAGCCGCATGGCCTGGCGAAGCTGTGGAGCGTGGGCAAGCAGAAACTGAGGCTGTGGCCCTTCCCCCATTGA